The Lewinellaceae bacterium genome has a segment encoding these proteins:
- a CDS encoding T9SS type A sorting domain-containing protein → MKRILLSLVLIIATIFIALQLTKKEENHEEGELSKALSIQGALDEEFIRTKDPALGYIPKERKIAALEEAFRLQEEMKTMQRNNSILGSRWRERGPNNIGGRTRAILIDQNDPERKTIWVGGVSGGLWRSKDITKSDPQWEIMSNYFESMTIGSLAQDPIEPNYIYAGTGESVGSGIEFAGMGILRSSDGGENWELLPSTTSFVVTRSLLVHPETGDVYAATRTKGIQRSKDHGNTWQKVAGYVPPNDFATNDYYDVQYSLNGYIYASTPSAVRRSATGDPGDWETLTGSGSGFPNGLSRVEMTIAKTSPNTLYIIGDAGNSSSNVFISQDGGVSWLQRAQPPITGDGYSQAWYDLDITVDPFNENHLYAGEIRLSQSFDGGNSWNNINNIHADHHKIVFDEAQEGIVYLGNDGGIYRKTNTSSPQDRNKGYNVTQFYGGAIHPEAGKNYYLAGAQDNSSLQIQGPTSPSPGINVRGGDGMLAHIDQEDGKYQMVSSQNGGWSLSTNYGSSFDGGLNVAGRWVNSSDFDSESKILYMQNYDANSDFVRWHVDTGTDEMVDLSNFQFNLQNANGNFISTVSTVCVAPNVSNRVYFGTDNGRLIRVDNANDDNLLEGTQVGSFTGTVSSVDVEFGNPDHILVTLSNYGINSVYETKNGGANWISSGGNIPDMPVRWGIFSPIDPTQALIATEAGVWATELLDGSNTMWFPPQQEKGIPLTRVDQLRVRRSDNMVLAATYGRGLFTTDIFMEPKADMFIDQVGYTNVPLKFLGEEAINASSWAWTFGDGSTSNEENTTHTYPNIGEYPVSLTINDELTSASNVKILPDRGLPYEIGTGNYGGDFEGNTEQYGVFTISGSSFSRGNSTIEGKNGVHSGANAFVLGIDEPYYENGTHSMIYLPNFDMEEEGIYEFSLWAKFSLSNGYDGFRVEYSTDRGQFWEQLGSNEDENWYNYKNNNLDGAGFDQGSSYFSGSRSTFKNFKLNISNLSGNKDVAFRIVFKGGTSGNFRGVAIDDVEITKYEGELKTDLLSFSGEYTDPTEITLTWLTQPEYYCQKFEVERSVNGFDFEEIETVYAAGGTSPDVHTYSMTTNGQRNLNFYRLKVINQSSAAGYSYEFYSPTIVMRRKLEGIEVQYLFPNPIEDQIFLTFTDILVGETLYELFAANGQLIAKGNLPEGEPTATLNVPTNLASGVYILRIQIGDGNQQSFKLLKN, encoded by the coding sequence ATGAAACGCATATTACTAAGCCTTGTCCTGATCATTGCAACCATATTTATTGCCCTGCAATTGACCAAAAAAGAAGAAAATCACGAAGAAGGAGAGCTGTCCAAAGCCCTCAGTATCCAGGGGGCTCTCGATGAAGAATTCATACGCACCAAAGATCCAGCCCTGGGCTACATCCCCAAAGAAAGAAAAATCGCTGCTCTCGAAGAAGCCTTCCGTCTGCAGGAAGAGATGAAAACGATGCAGCGCAACAACAGCATCCTCGGATCCCGCTGGCGGGAAAGAGGCCCCAACAACATCGGAGGCCGTACCCGTGCCATCCTGATCGATCAAAATGATCCGGAACGTAAAACGATATGGGTCGGCGGGGTGAGCGGCGGACTCTGGCGTTCCAAAGACATCACCAAATCCGATCCTCAATGGGAGATCATGAGCAACTATTTCGAAAGCATGACCATCGGAAGTCTAGCCCAGGATCCTATCGAGCCGAATTATATTTATGCAGGAACCGGAGAATCTGTTGGCAGCGGCATCGAATTTGCCGGCATGGGCATTTTACGCTCTTCGGACGGTGGCGAAAACTGGGAGTTGCTTCCCTCCACCACCTCTTTCGTGGTTACGCGCTCCCTGCTCGTGCATCCTGAAACCGGCGATGTTTACGCTGCAACGCGCACCAAAGGCATACAGCGGAGCAAAGACCACGGAAACACCTGGCAAAAAGTGGCCGGATACGTTCCACCGAATGACTTTGCCACCAATGACTATTACGATGTTCAATATTCCCTCAACGGATACATTTATGCCTCCACACCCTCCGCAGTAAGGCGCTCGGCTACCGGTGATCCCGGAGACTGGGAAACCCTGACCGGATCCGGGTCCGGTTTTCCCAACGGCCTGAGCAGGGTGGAAATGACCATTGCCAAAACGAGTCCGAATACGCTCTATATTATAGGAGATGCCGGGAATTCTTCCTCCAATGTTTTCATCTCCCAGGACGGTGGGGTATCCTGGTTACAAAGGGCACAACCGCCCATTACCGGGGACGGTTACAGCCAGGCCTGGTATGATCTCGACATAACGGTCGATCCTTTTAACGAAAACCATCTTTACGCAGGAGAAATCCGTCTCAGCCAGTCTTTTGACGGGGGTAATTCTTGGAATAACATCAATAACATTCACGCGGATCATCATAAAATTGTATTTGATGAAGCTCAGGAAGGCATCGTTTATTTAGGAAACGATGGGGGTATTTACCGCAAAACAAACACATCATCCCCCCAGGACAGAAACAAAGGCTACAATGTAACCCAGTTTTATGGCGGTGCCATCCACCCGGAAGCAGGCAAAAATTATTACCTCGCCGGGGCACAGGACAACAGTTCGCTCCAGATACAAGGACCTACCAGCCCCTCTCCAGGGATTAATGTCAGAGGTGGAGACGGCATGCTGGCCCATATCGACCAGGAAGACGGAAAGTACCAGATGGTTTCCAGCCAAAATGGTGGCTGGTCTCTCTCAACAAATTACGGTAGTTCTTTTGATGGAGGACTGAATGTGGCCGGGCGCTGGGTAAACAGCAGTGATTTTGACAGTGAATCGAAAATCCTATACATGCAGAATTATGATGCAAATTCTGATTTTGTGAGGTGGCACGTTGACACAGGTACAGATGAAATGGTAGATTTAAGTAACTTCCAATTTAATCTACAAAATGCTAATGGTAATTTCATATCAACAGTCAGTACTGTGTGCGTAGCCCCCAATGTCTCTAACAGGGTCTATTTTGGCACAGATAATGGGCGGTTGATCAGGGTTGATAATGCAAATGATGATAACCTTTTAGAAGGCACTCAAGTCGGTTCCTTTACCGGGACTGTTTCCTCTGTTGATGTGGAATTCGGCAACCCGGATCACATCCTGGTCACGCTGTCCAACTACGGGATCAACAGCGTTTATGAAACTAAAAACGGCGGGGCGAACTGGATCAGCTCCGGTGGGAACATTCCCGATATGCCGGTTCGTTGGGGCATCTTTAGTCCGATTGATCCCACCCAGGCTTTAATTGCCACGGAGGCGGGTGTATGGGCCACGGAATTGCTCGACGGATCCAATACCATGTGGTTCCCTCCCCAGCAGGAAAAAGGCATCCCGCTCACGAGAGTCGATCAGCTCCGCGTACGTCGTTCCGATAATATGGTGCTGGCCGCCACTTATGGCCGCGGACTGTTTACCACGGATATTTTCATGGAACCCAAGGCAGATATGTTCATCGACCAGGTCGGATACACCAATGTGCCGTTGAAGTTCCTGGGAGAAGAGGCCATCAACGCGAGTTCATGGGCCTGGACATTCGGTGACGGCAGTACCAGTAATGAAGAAAATACCACCCATACTTATCCCAATATCGGAGAATACCCGGTAAGCCTGACTATAAACGATGAACTGACATCAGCCTCCAACGTCAAAATCCTTCCGGATCGTGGCCTTCCTTACGAAATCGGAACAGGAAATTACGGAGGTGATTTCGAAGGTAACACAGAGCAATACGGGGTATTTACCATCAGTGGCTCTTCCTTCAGTAGAGGAAATTCCACCATCGAAGGCAAGAATGGTGTCCATAGCGGGGCCAACGCGTTTGTCCTGGGCATCGATGAACCCTATTACGAAAACGGCACCCATTCGATGATCTACCTCCCTAATTTTGATATGGAAGAGGAAGGCATTTACGAATTCAGCCTGTGGGCAAAATTCAGCCTGAGCAATGGATATGATGGTTTCCGGGTAGAGTATTCAACCGACCGGGGACAGTTTTGGGAACAGTTGGGCTCGAATGAGGATGAAAACTGGTACAACTATAAAAACAACAATCTCGATGGAGCAGGTTTCGACCAGGGGTCTTCTTATTTTTCCGGCTCCAGAAGCACTTTTAAAAATTTCAAACTCAACATCAGCAACCTCTCCGGGAATAAAGACGTAGCCTTCCGCATTGTTTTTAAAGGCGGTACCAGCGGGAATTTCAGAGGCGTGGCCATCGATGATGTGGAGATCACCAAATATGAGGGCGAGTTAAAAACTGATCTGTTGAGCTTCAGCGGAGAATACACCGATCCTACCGAGATTACGCTGACCTGGTTAACCCAGCCGGAATACTATTGTCAGAAATTCGAGGTGGAACGCTCCGTCAACGGCTTTGACTTTGAAGAAATCGAAACGGTTTATGCAGCAGGTGGGACTTCTCCCGATGTCCACACTTATTCCATGACCACCAATGGCCAGCGGAATTTGAATTTCTACCGTCTAAAAGTCATCAATCAAAGCAGCGCCGCCGGGTACAGTTACGAGTTCTATTCTCCGACCATCGTCATGAGAAGAAAACTAGAAGGTATTGAAGTGCAATACTTGTTCCCCAACCCGATCGAGGACCAGATATTCCTGACTTTTACGGATATCCTGGTGGGCGAAACCCTTTACGAATTGTTTGCCGCCAACGGACAACTTATCGCCAAGGGCAACTTACCGGAGGGAGAACCAACCGCCACTTTAAACGTGCCGACCAACCTGGCATCAGGTGTTTATATCCTGAGAATACAGATCGGAGACGGCAACCAGCAAAGCTTTAAATTGCTGAAGAATTAA
- a CDS encoding carbohydrate binding family 9 domain-containing protein: MKSVRTITLTVFILLSFSLFSQSPHPGFTPSTEKRSYTTKKVEGESPKIDGIMDEAVWQSVEWSSGFTQSQPYDGVEPTSETSFKILYDDKNLYIGYRCHDDEPEKIVKRMSRRDGFDGDWVEINIDSYHDLRTAFSFTASVSGVKGDEFVSNDGNDWDTSWNPIWHLKTSVDSSGWVAEVAIPLSQLRFSREEEQIWGIQLTRRDFRNESRSIWQYLPQNSGRWVSAFGELNGLSNIKPKRQLEIQPYVLGQFETFEKEEGNPFATGTGKKMSAGLDGKLGITNDLTLDFTINPDFGQVEADPSAIRLDGFQIFFSERRPFFIENRNLFDYNISNADAGGNFNTDNLFYSRRIGAAPHRRVYNNPGENLFVDQPDFTTILGAAKFSGKTKNGLSIGLLESITAKEKALIDQGGVESHEVIEPFTNYVVARLQQDFNDGNSAIGGIFTGVQRNIETEALDFLHSDAYSGGLDFFHNWDNRNWRLTGRFVLSRVAGSKTAISGTQRAFEHNFQRPDADYIEFDPEATHLTGNGGDLNIGKYASKLKFQTGLTWRSPGLELNDIGFQYNADEINHYFWLGYNETDPKGIFRSWRANYTHGASWDFGGNPLHQSFNLSGQAEFKNFWGINAGFNKEFLDNSNNWLRGGPTFRKPIGIGANFRVYSNARKKVIFNMNLNFGHAFEVKTRYRGVGLNATVVASDAFNFTIGPSLSRSRREDIYVTTITEDDKTTYVLSSINQPTISMTLRLNYNITPDLTIQYYGQPFISKGNYSVFKKVLSPLARHREDRFVDYTEAQIKYDEANGVYNVDENTDGTTDYSFRNPDFNFMQFRSNLVARWEYTPGSELFLVWTQGVTNSDDPTKDLFTSLAENLFDRKIHNTFLVKATYRFLN, encoded by the coding sequence ATGAAATCCGTCAGGACCATAACCCTAACAGTATTTATTCTTCTTTCATTTTCCCTTTTTTCGCAAAGCCCCCATCCCGGTTTTACGCCTTCGACCGAAAAAAGAAGCTACACCACTAAAAAAGTGGAAGGCGAATCACCAAAAATTGATGGGATCATGGATGAGGCAGTCTGGCAATCGGTGGAGTGGTCTTCAGGCTTTACTCAAAGCCAGCCTTATGATGGGGTGGAACCGACCAGCGAAACTTCTTTTAAAATACTTTACGACGATAAAAACCTGTACATCGGTTACCGGTGTCATGATGACGAACCGGAAAAGATCGTCAAAAGGATGTCGCGCCGCGATGGCTTTGACGGGGATTGGGTGGAGATCAATATTGACAGCTACCATGATTTAAGGACGGCTTTTTCTTTTACCGCTTCCGTTTCAGGGGTGAAAGGAGATGAATTTGTTTCCAACGACGGCAATGACTGGGATACGAGCTGGAATCCCATCTGGCACCTCAAGACCAGCGTGGACAGCAGTGGCTGGGTGGCCGAGGTGGCGATCCCTTTGTCGCAGTTACGTTTTTCAAGGGAGGAAGAGCAAATTTGGGGCATTCAGTTGACCCGGCGTGATTTTCGGAATGAAAGCCGCTCCATCTGGCAATACCTGCCTCAGAATTCGGGTCGGTGGGTCAGTGCTTTTGGAGAACTTAATGGGCTTTCCAATATAAAACCTAAAAGACAGCTCGAAATTCAGCCCTATGTGCTCGGACAGTTTGAAACTTTTGAAAAAGAGGAAGGCAATCCTTTTGCTACGGGTACCGGCAAAAAAATGTCAGCCGGCCTCGACGGTAAACTGGGTATTACCAATGACCTTACCCTTGACTTTACCATCAATCCCGATTTCGGACAGGTGGAAGCCGACCCCTCGGCCATCAGGCTCGATGGTTTCCAGATTTTCTTCTCCGAAAGGCGTCCGTTTTTTATTGAAAACAGAAATTTATTCGATTACAATATTTCCAATGCTGATGCCGGGGGCAACTTTAATACCGACAACCTTTTTTATTCCCGTAGAATCGGGGCGGCACCGCACCGCAGGGTTTATAATAACCCGGGAGAAAACCTGTTTGTCGATCAACCCGATTTTACCACCATCCTCGGGGCAGCCAAATTCAGCGGCAAGACCAAAAACGGTCTTTCAATAGGTTTACTGGAATCCATCACCGCGAAAGAAAAGGCCCTGATCGACCAGGGCGGGGTGGAAAGTCATGAAGTGATTGAGCCTTTTACCAATTATGTAGTAGCCCGTTTGCAGCAGGATTTCAATGACGGAAATTCGGCGATAGGAGGAATTTTTACCGGAGTACAGCGTAATATTGAAACGGAAGCACTCGACTTTTTGCACTCCGATGCTTATTCCGGAGGGCTTGACTTTTTTCATAACTGGGACAACAGGAACTGGCGACTGACCGGAAGATTTGTACTCAGCAGGGTGGCGGGTTCTAAAACAGCCATTTCAGGCACCCAACGCGCTTTTGAGCATAATTTCCAACGCCCTGATGCCGATTACATCGAATTTGACCCTGAAGCCACTCACCTGACGGGCAACGGCGGAGATCTGAATATCGGTAAATATGCCAGTAAATTAAAATTTCAAACGGGATTGACCTGGCGGTCTCCTGGACTGGAACTCAATGACATTGGTTTTCAATACAATGCCGACGAGATCAACCATTATTTCTGGTTGGGTTATAACGAAACTGATCCGAAAGGAATTTTCAGATCCTGGCGTGCCAATTACACCCACGGAGCCAGTTGGGATTTTGGCGGCAATCCCTTGCACCAGTCCTTTAACCTGAGTGGACAGGCGGAATTTAAAAATTTCTGGGGCATCAATGCTGGGTTCAACAAGGAGTTTCTTGACAATTCCAACAACTGGTTGCGGGGAGGTCCGACTTTCCGAAAACCCATCGGTATCGGCGCCAATTTTAGGGTGTATTCCAATGCCCGCAAAAAGGTGATTTTCAATATGAATCTTAATTTTGGTCATGCCTTTGAAGTTAAAACGAGGTACCGCGGGGTGGGCCTGAATGCTACCGTCGTGGCATCAGATGCCTTTAATTTTACCATTGGCCCCTCCCTCTCAAGGTCCCGCCGGGAAGATATTTATGTTACTACCATCACCGAGGATGACAAAACGACTTATGTGCTGTCTTCCATCAATCAGCCCACCATTAGCATGACGCTGAGGCTCAACTATAATATTACGCCGGACCTGACGATTCAATATTACGGGCAGCCGTTTATTTCGAAAGGAAATTATTCCGTGTTTAAGAAAGTGTTGAGTCCTTTGGCACGGCATCGCGAAGATCGTTTTGTGGATTATACAGAAGCCCAGATCAAATACGATGAAGCCAATGGCGTGTATAATGTTGATGAAAATACAGACGGGACAACAGATTATTCCTTTAGAAACCCCGATTTCAATTTCATGCAATTCAGATCCAACCTCGTGGCTCGCTGGGAATACACTCCGGGCTCGGAGTTGTTCCTGGTATGGACACAAGGGGTGACCAATTCCGATGATCCGACCAAAGATCTGTTCACCAGCCTGGCCGAAAACCTGTTTGATCGCAAGATCCACAATACTTTTTTGGTTAAGGCGACCTATCGGTTTCTGAATTGA